A genomic region of Candidatus Zixiibacteriota bacterium contains the following coding sequences:
- a CDS encoding PfkB family carbohydrate kinase, with the protein MILAIGNPVYDYIETKKIKTEGRILSGCSTNAALALSRMGREVTLIGSVGGDFSESFKIDIEKHGITASVHSSRETGGFSLIYYDDFGNRHLDLLGRADPIGKIDDMYLKNADAILIGPILKEVSFELIRDIRNRFSGLFFCDPQGLLRGAGENDRIYHEKQEGIEEILGLFDIVKPNELEGKVLTGIDCRKDPFKAARIIKDWGPKLVIVTLAELGSVIFDGNEFIEIPPFPVDLLDSTGAGDTYMAGFTYAHLKGESLWECGTFASCVSSIMIEQIGPDFILNESEVRRRQNKLLKNKGFKIQLEQ; encoded by the coding sequence ATGATTTTGGCTATCGGCAATCCGGTTTATGATTACATCGAAACCAAAAAAATCAAAACGGAAGGGCGTATTCTGTCGGGATGTTCAACCAACGCAGCCTTGGCTCTTTCCAGGATGGGCCGCGAAGTAACCTTAATCGGCTCCGTTGGCGGTGATTTTTCGGAGAGTTTTAAAATCGATATTGAAAAACACGGGATAACCGCTTCGGTGCACTCCTCCCGTGAAACCGGCGGTTTTTCGCTGATTTACTACGATGATTTCGGCAATCGGCATCTTGATCTATTGGGGCGGGCCGACCCGATTGGAAAAATAGATGACATGTATCTGAAAAATGCCGATGCCATACTTATAGGACCAATCTTAAAAGAGGTATCGTTTGAATTGATTCGCGATATTCGCAATCGTTTTTCGGGCTTGTTTTTTTGCGATCCTCAGGGGCTGTTACGAGGCGCCGGTGAGAATGATCGCATTTATCACGAAAAGCAGGAGGGCATTGAGGAAATTCTGGGACTGTTCGATATCGTCAAACCGAATGAATTGGAAGGAAAAGTCTTAACCGGCATTGATTGCCGCAAAGATCCTTTTAAAGCAGCTCGTATAATTAAAGATTGGGGTCCGAAATTAGTTATTGTTACTTTGGCGGAATTAGGATCGGTTATTTTTGACGGCAATGAATTTATTGAAATTCCTCCCTTTCCGGTTGATTTATTGGACTCCACCGGAGCGGGTGATACCTATATGGCCGGATTTACTTACGCACACTTAAAAGGGGAATCATTGTGGGAATGCGGTACTTTTGCTTCCTGCGTTAGTTCAATCATGATTGAGCAGATCGGACCCGATTTTATTCTTAACGAATCCGAAGTACGCCGGCGACAGAATAAGTTATTGAAAAACAAAGGTTTTAAGATACAGTTGGAACAATAA